One genomic window of Azospirillum sp. TSH100 includes the following:
- a CDS encoding protein-glutamate O-methyltransferase CheR — translation MRRLLDDVRRKAGIRHDRPLERKLARILAAMPLSMLEEWVAQIEGAPADSPDWLSLIENLTIHETYFFRDLPHHAHLRRHLLPRLIAERSAMRTLRLWSAGCATGEEAYGLAIVTLEALADAGQARRTAYGLETDWTVEVLGTDLSRIAVRQASNACYGGEGLGPFREMPADYESWFMPLGPEAPLHRRVRDEARRVVRFARHNLMDGALPDTAPAGGFDLVSCRNVMIYFDDDSRERALSLLTSAVAPDGWLVLGTTDRLEDRHGFVRHRGDRAIAYRRGGVA, via the coding sequence GTGCGGCGGTTACTGGACGACGTCCGGCGCAAGGCCGGCATCCGTCATGACCGTCCGCTCGAGCGCAAGCTGGCGCGCATCCTGGCGGCGATGCCGCTGAGCATGCTGGAGGAGTGGGTGGCGCAGATCGAAGGGGCGCCGGCCGACAGCCCGGACTGGCTGAGCCTGATCGAGAATCTGACGATCCACGAAACCTATTTTTTTCGCGATCTGCCGCATCACGCCCATCTCCGCCGCCATTTGCTGCCCCGGCTGATTGCCGAGCGCAGCGCCATGCGTACGCTGCGGCTGTGGAGCGCCGGGTGCGCCACCGGGGAGGAGGCCTATGGTCTCGCCATCGTGACGCTGGAGGCACTGGCCGATGCCGGGCAGGCGCGACGCACCGCCTATGGGCTCGAAACCGACTGGACCGTCGAAGTTCTCGGTACCGACCTCAGCCGGATTGCCGTGCGGCAGGCCTCCAACGCCTGCTACGGCGGCGAAGGACTCGGCCCCTTTCGCGAAATGCCGGCCGACTATGAGAGCTGGTTCATGCCGCTCGGCCCGGAGGCGCCATTGCATCGCCGGGTGCGTGACGAGGCCCGACGGGTCGTACGCTTCGCCCGTCACAATCTGATGGATGGGGCTCTGCCGGACACTGCACCGGCCGGCGGTTTCGACCTCGTGTCCTGTCGCAACGTCATGATCTATTTCGATGACGACAGCCGTGAACGGGCGCTCTCGCTGTTGACCTCGGCGGTGGCGCCCGATGGCTGGCTGGTGCTCGGCACCACCGACCGGCTTGAGGACCGCCATGGCTTCGTCCGCCACCGCGGCGACCGCGCGATCGCTTACCGGCGGGGAGGGGTGGCATGA